The Myxocyprinus asiaticus isolate MX2 ecotype Aquarium Trade chromosome 31, UBuf_Myxa_2, whole genome shotgun sequence genome has a segment encoding these proteins:
- the LOC127422465 gene encoding diablo IAP-binding mitochondrial protein-like has product MQAFRNCSVCVSGSLLTGRTDFLLARRNMAALRLSSACVQLLKDRANALCSRPVQQRLLRLPEVARPNAVAFSVGSGLCAVPFTKQVENLSHESLIRRASCLVTDSANTYLSQTTLALVDALTQYAKALHTLISLQKQYISSIGKLTTVEEDSIWQVIIGQRVEVGERLEECKHFESNWMNAINICELSAEAAYNSGAEHAGTTTKTNLQVAQSKVDEVRQISKEAEKKLAETKAEEIQRMAEYASSIKIQDLEDLPEAYLRED; this is encoded by the exons ATGCAGGCTTTTAGGAACTGCAGCGTGTGTGTTAGTGGGAGTCTTCTTACAGGCCGGACCGACTTCCTGCTTGCCCGGAGAAACATGGCAGCGCTGCGGCTTAGTTCGGCATGCGTTCAGCTCCTCAA GGACAGGGCAAATGCGCTTTGCAGCAGACCCGTTCAACAGCGTCTCCTGCGTTTGCCCGAGGTGGCGCGACCCAATGCAGTCGCGTTCAGTGTGGGCAGTGGGCTCTGTGCGGTTCCCTTTACAAAG CAAGTGGAAAACCTCTCGCATGAATCCCTGATCCGCCGGGCTTCCTGTTTGGTCACAGACAGCGCCAACACGTACCTCTCTCAGACCACACTGGCCCTTGTGGATGCCCTCACACAATATGCCAAG GCACTACATACACTCATTTCCCTTCAGAAACAATATATATCCTCAATAGGAAAACTTACAACTGTTGAAGAGGACAGTATTTGGCAGGTGATCATTGGCCAACGAGTAGAG GTTGGTGAAAGACTGGAAGAATGTAAACACTTTGAGTCTAACTGGATGAATGCCATTAACATCTGTGAGTTGTCAGCAGAGGCAGCCTACAATTCAG GAGCTGAGCATGCAGGTACAACAACAAAGACTAATCTACAGGTGGCACAGTCCAAAGTAGATGAGGTTAGACAGATCTCAAAAGAAGCAGAGAAAAAGCTGGCAGAAACTAAAGCAGAAGAAATCCAGAGAATGGCGGAGTATGCCTCTAGTATTAAGATTCAAGACCTGGAGGATCTTCCAGAGGCGTACCTTCGCGAAGACTAA